CTTTTATCCCGGTATATTCCAGCGTAGTTGGCAAAAGGTCAATAACATGGCTATACTGTGTGCGGATAGTCCCCTTATCTTTAATTCCTTTAGGATAATAAACAATTAAAGGATTGCGTGTGCCACCTTCAGAATCAGCATCCTGTTTCCACTGCTTAAAAGGCGTATTCAGCGCCTGTGCCCAACCCAGGGGATAATTACCCTGTATGGCATTTGGCGTACCGATTTCATTGATCACTTCCTGATTATGTCTGAATGATTCCTGTAAACTCAGCTTTGCAGAAGCAGCCCGCTGTAAATCAACAGTACCATTCAATGTCCCTTCTTTACTGGCTCCATTATCACCAATAATCACAAATACCAGTGTGTTATCCAATTGTTTAATGGTCTTCAGATAATTAATCAGCCTGCCAGCCTCATGATCCGTATAAGTCAGATAACCGGCATAAACCTCCATAAAACGCGTATACAGTTTACGCTCTTCATCAGTCAGCTTATTCCAGGCCTTAATATTTGGATTACGATCCGGCAGCACTGCATTTGCAGGAATGATACCCAGTTTTTTTTGTCTGCTGAATACTTCTTCTCTGAACACATCCCATCCCTTATCAAATTTCCCTTTGTACAGATCACTCCACTGCGTGGCTACCTGATGCGGAGAATGTGTTGCTCCCGGCGCATAATACAAAAAGAAAGGTTTCCCTGAAGCGGCCTTCTGCTGTCTGTCAATAAAACTAATAGCCTTATCGGTAATCTGTTCATTCAGATGTCTTCCATCAGGTTTAACGTGCGCGTTATCCTCCACCAAATCAGGCTTATACTGGTCTGTAGCTGAACCCAGAAATCCGAAGAAATGATCAAAACCCTTACCAGTGGGCCAACGGTCAAATGGCCCCGCATCACTTGCATCCTCATCCGGTGTTAACCCATATTTGCCAACAGCAAATGTATTGTATCCGTTTTCCCGAAGTATTTCGGCCACAGTTCCCTTATCTGAAGGAATCCTGCCATCGTAACCCGGAAAACCAGCAGACAAAGCCACATGCGAAAAACCACCTTCATGCACCGAATGACTATTGCGTCCGGTTAGCAGCGCCGAACGTGTCGGTGCACAAATTGCCGTAGTATGAAAATTAGTATACTTTAGCCCTTCATTGGCCAGTGTATCAAAAGTAGGTGTATTGATAATTCCGCCCAGCGTACTTGTGGCGCCAAAACCAACATCATCCAGCAAGATCCATACTACATTTGGCGCTCCTTTTGGGGCAGCCACTGGTTTAGTCCATGACTCTTTGGATTCGGCCAGGGTTTTACCAATTACTCCTTTAAAAGCCTCCTGCTGCTGCGTAATATTCTGCGCATATCCGGCTGTATAACTTAACCCGGTCACAACTGTAACCAAAGCAATAAACTGTTTTTTATTCATGTCGCTTCGTGTTTATATTGTTTTCTATTTCTTCTGCGGATGATAATCCGGCTTTTTTCCATACCTGTTTCCCTCCCTGAAAAAGTACCAGGGTTGGCAATTGATTAATCTTTAACTTTTTTATTAACAATGTGTTATCATAAGCTTCAATACGTATTACTTTAGTTTTAAAATCCTGTTTCTTCTCTAAAGAATCAAGAACAGGAATCAGTTGCTTACAGGCGCCACAGTATTTTGAGCCAAAATCAACGAGAACCAGTTCTGCAGATTCCGTTAAGGTTTCAAACTGCGCTGAAGACAGCTCTACTCCTTTTTTTGTATGACTGACTATAGGATAACCCGAACCTATCCAGTTCGCAATCCCGCCCGGAAGTACATGGACCTCCTTAAATCCTTTAGACCTGAAGTCAGCAGCGGCAGTAACGCTCCGTCCATTGGCTATAGAATAAACATAAACAGGTTTATCTTTTGATAAGGCTGCCAGCTTCCTGGCATAATCAGCAGCGGCAGGATCAATCCATATTGCTCCTTTTAAGTGGCTCTGAATGAACTCCTCACCACTTCTTACATCTACAAGCTGTGCAGCTGAAGATTTAACCCTGACTGCAAACTCAGCCAGGGTTAAAAAAGACTCCTTACCTGCCCCGGAAGAAATCTTTCCGGCAGCTGCAGAAGCTGATCCGCCAGCACCTGAAGACACCCGTCCATTAACCTGTATGCTTTGCTGTGCCTCAACTATTCCGGTCAGCGAAACGAGCCCGGTTAAAATAAAATATGCTATCTGTTTCATCATTATTTGATTTTGTTCCAATCCCTGACACCAACTTTAGCAGCCCATGCCAGGTACTTTTTTTCCAGTTGTTTTACTTTTTCAGGATAATCCTCCGCCAGATCATGAGTCTCAGTTCTGTCCGTTTTAAGATTATACAGCTCCCATCCGGCATTTAGTTCTGCAACCAGCTTCCAGTCCCCTTCCCTGATTGCTCTGCTCCCTTCATGCTCCCAGTAAAGTGCATCACTACGGCTGCCATGTTTACCCTTAAACACGGGCACCAGACTATGTCCTTCCGGTTTTTTCAGCTGATGCCCATGATATACTGCCGGATACTTCAATCCCGATACATCGAGCAAAGTAGGCAGCAGGTCAATTACATGCGCAGGTTCATCACTCCTTATTCCCGGTTCAATTACTCCAGGATAATAAGCGATAAACGGAGTCGAAATCCCACCCTCATGCGTATTCTTTTTGAATAATCTGAAAGGAGTATTACTCGCATTGCCCCATGGCGCTTCATAACTGTCAATCGAATTCACACTACCCGGAACCCCATTTTTCTGGATCACATCATTCGATTTTTTAACCTCATCAGCACTTCCGCCATTATCAGAAAGAAAAATCAGGAGAGTATTCTGATCTCTTTTAATTTGCTTCAGTTTATCCAGAATCTGACCGATGCCCGCATCCATCCGGTCAATCATAGCCGCATAAATGGCCATTCTGGTATCCCATTGATCTTTCTGCTGAGCAGACAAAAGATTCCAGTCACTGACAGCTTCGAAACGCGGAGACAGGGCCCATTCTTTATGGATAAGTCCCAGCTCCAACAGCTTTTTATAGCGCCTTTGTCTTAGTTCATCCCAGCCGTTCAGGTATTTGCCTTTATACCGGGCAATATCTTCAGGCAACGCCTGAATAGGCCAGTGTGGCGCATTATAGGCTACATACAGTAAAAATGGATTTGCGCTATCTTTAACTTCATCCAGAGATTTTAAGGCAAAAGCGGTAATTGCCTGCGTCAGGTATAAAGATGTATCCTGCCGTTCAACAGCCTGACCATTGCGTAAAAAATTCACAGTCCGGCCATCATTATACAATGGTTTTGAATTAAAATAGCTGCTTCCATTATTCTGTAAGGTGAATGATTTTTCAAATCCCCTGTTTACCGCCCAGGCAGCAGGCACCAGTCCGACATGCCATTTTCCGGAGACTATGGTGTGGTAGCCACCCGCTTTCAAAAGCTCACCAATAGTTGCGCAATTCGAATTAAGAAAGCCCTGATAGGCCTCAGACCCTTTATTCTGTACCATATCGCCCACACCAGCCTGATGAGGATACAGTCCTGTAAGCAGCGCTGCCCTTGAAGGGCAGCATCTTCCCGCATTATAAAACTGACTCATCACCAGTCCTTCTTTCGCCAGTTTATCTAAAACCGGCGTATGAATTTCAGCGCCGAATGCACCAATATCAGAGAAGCCCAGATCATCAGCCAGGATGACGACAATATTAGGTTTGGACTGTTGTGCTACAGCCTGTAAAACCGGCACTCCTAAAAACAGGAGCAGCAGAGCGGCACCATAATTCACCTTTATTTTACGCTGACTGAACATAGTTAAATATTTATTTTTTTTAAAAATCAAAGCAGACCTGCTACCAGCCCGCATTCTGCTTTAGTTTACTATTCAGATCGATTTCCTGCTGAGGGATCGGAAACAGTAAATGTTTGGGTACAGAAACATTGGTTTTTCCAACTTTCCTGAGTGCATCCTCCAGAATAACCTTTCCAGCAGCATCCTTTTCCCTGATCAGATCAAACCAGCGCTGATTTTCCCAGACCAGTTCAAGTCTGCGATCCAGATAAAGAGAATCCCTGAATTGGTTTTTTGTCAAGGTGCTGAAAGGAGTTAAACCAGCGCGTTCACGAACACGGTTATAAGCTGCATAAGCTTTTCCCGACGGCCCGTTGATTTCGTTCTCGGCTTCTGCCAGAATCAGCAGTACCTCCGCAAACCTGATCACCGGAACATTAGCCGCAGATTCACTCAGATTAGCAGCCTGCGCCGGAT
This portion of the Pedobacter lusitanus genome encodes:
- a CDS encoding arylsulfatase: MNKKQFIALVTVVTGLSYTAGYAQNITQQQEAFKGVIGKTLAESKESWTKPVAAPKGAPNVVWILLDDVGFGATSTLGGIINTPTFDTLANEGLKYTNFHTTAICAPTRSALLTGRNSHSVHEGGFSHVALSAGFPGYDGRIPSDKGTVAEILRENGYNTFAVGKYGLTPDEDASDAGPFDRWPTGKGFDHFFGFLGSATDQYKPDLVEDNAHVKPDGRHLNEQITDKAISFIDRQQKAASGKPFFLYYAPGATHSPHQVATQWSDLYKGKFDKGWDVFREEVFSRQKKLGIIPANAVLPDRNPNIKAWNKLTDEERKLYTRFMEVYAGYLTYTDHEAGRLINYLKTIKQLDNTLVFVIIGDNGASKEGTLNGTVDLQRAASAKLSLQESFRHNQEVINEIGTPNAIQGNYPLGWAQALNTPFKQWKQDADSEGGTRNPLIVYYPKGIKDKGTIRTQYSHVIDLLPTTLEYTGIKAPEFIRGIKQDSIQGTSLVYSFDNAKAPSRHTIQHYYIFGARSIYNNGWKAALPYHPDLIDVANNKEGIPKNYRENVWELYNLNEDFNERINLAGKYPEKLEELKALFEVQAKKYNLYPYITWDDVYNGRIHKNY
- a CDS encoding thioredoxin domain-containing protein: MMKQIAYFILTGLVSLTGIVEAQQSIQVNGRVSSGAGGSASAAAGKISSGAGKESFLTLAEFAVRVKSSAAQLVDVRSGEEFIQSHLKGAIWIDPAAADYARKLAALSKDKPVYVYSIANGRSVTAAADFRSKGFKEVHVLPGGIANWIGSGYPIVSHTKKGVELSSAQFETLTESAELVLVDFGSKYCGACKQLIPVLDSLEKKQDFKTKVIRIEAYDNTLLIKKLKINQLPTLVLFQGGKQVWKKAGLSSAEEIENNINTKRHE
- a CDS encoding arylsulfatase, translating into MFSQRKIKVNYGAALLLLFLGVPVLQAVAQQSKPNIVVILADDLGFSDIGAFGAEIHTPVLDKLAKEGLVMSQFYNAGRCCPSRAALLTGLYPHQAGVGDMVQNKGSEAYQGFLNSNCATIGELLKAGGYHTIVSGKWHVGLVPAAWAVNRGFEKSFTLQNNGSSYFNSKPLYNDGRTVNFLRNGQAVERQDTSLYLTQAITAFALKSLDEVKDSANPFLLYVAYNAPHWPIQALPEDIARYKGKYLNGWDELRQRRYKKLLELGLIHKEWALSPRFEAVSDWNLLSAQQKDQWDTRMAIYAAMIDRMDAGIGQILDKLKQIKRDQNTLLIFLSDNGGSADEVKKSNDVIQKNGVPGSVNSIDSYEAPWGNASNTPFRLFKKNTHEGGISTPFIAYYPGVIEPGIRSDEPAHVIDLLPTLLDVSGLKYPAVYHGHQLKKPEGHSLVPVFKGKHGSRSDALYWEHEGSRAIREGDWKLVAELNAGWELYNLKTDRTETHDLAEDYPEKVKQLEKKYLAWAAKVGVRDWNKIK